TCCAACAGCTGGACCAGGTTTAGACACAAGTCTGAGCATCACGCCTCTGTCCTTTAATGCAAAGAGCCTCAAACTCAGGAACATGCAGAGATTGGGCAAAGTGTTCCCCATTAATGTGGGAACAGAGACTTGCTACTGCCAGGAGTCTGGGTGTCCAGAagaatgtatctatctatctatcatctatctatctatctatcatctatctatctatctatcatccatctatctatctatcatctatctatctatctatcatctatctatctatcatctatctatcatctatctatctatctatctatctcatcTATGTGTCTATTTCTACCTCTGTCTATATCTTTCATCTATCTGTCTTTATCTGTTATCTCTATTTATCTCTATATCATCTAGCTATATCTATTTATCTACATATAGCGTCTGTCTATATCTGTCTACACCTGTCAatctatccacccatccacccacctacCTACTTATCATCTATACTTTCAAACAATGACAACTAATTGAAAAACTTATCTTTAAGACCCTGGAACACACATGGGTAAATAACCAGCTGCCTCGGGGTCACCTGTTTGAGACGCCCCAAGGAGCACTTGTGGCCCGTTAATAGTGGTTGAGAGCCGAGAGCCGCGTAGACACCCACCCACCAAGGCTTCTGCCACGGTCTCTGGTCTGGCCGTGCCACGCACGTCCCACGGAAGGGCCCTCATTTGCAGCCGTGGGAACACACTCGGGTGGTTGTGGAGCAGGCTCTAGGGTGGCCTGTGTGCTGGGGTGCACTGTGGACCCACGTCACCTGAAGCCAATGGCCAGGGTGTCCAGGGTGGGTCTGGATGTGACCTTTACCTCTCCCGCCGTTTTGTAGTGTCTGATCACTCCCTCCCCAACTAAGAAATAAAGGACTTTCACTTGGGAAACAGGAAAACAGTGTCATTGAACAGAGCGTGGCCAACAGAACGGGCAGCCCTGGCGGGGACTGTCCCCTTGCCGGAGGGCTGCAAGCTGACCCTGTCTACGGGAAAGCTCTGGAGGGATTTCCACCTTCAGTGGGTCCCAGGGTCTGTCCTGCCCCCCTTCCTAAGTTCTGTGGTCAGGAACGTCAGAAACCTGTGCAGTGACTGAGGTCACTCAGTCCTGCCGGAGCTCGCCCTCGGTGGCCCTGCTCGGTACACCTCCTGCCTGGGCTCAGGGCCGCCCCCTCCCCTCATGGTCCCGTCCTCAGAAAACCCTCTTCAGCACCAACGGAGTGAGGGTGGCTCAGGCCCCCTGCTGCAGCGTGGATTCCCTTGTCACCTGGGTTCTGCAGGATCCAGGTTCCAGAAGTCCGCGTGACGCGCCTCCACCTGAAGTTCCTCCCTGACTTCGGCATATACATGTGGGCGGCCGCCAATTTCACTGTCAAGGTGTTTTGGTGAGTGACTACCTCCCTGTTGGGGGACACTCCAAGGAGCAGAGTAAGGCAGACCAGGTTTTGGGGGGCCGGCACCTCCTCCAGGCCACTCCCTTGTACCCTCtgagcaggacaagacagtgagaGAATCTCTGCGATCCCAGCCCCTGACCTTTTCCCAACCCTCAGTTTCCCCCTCTGTGAAATGGGGTGAAACTGGGCAGCGGGGCTGTGAGTAGATTCCTTACTTGTCACCACCATCCTCTTTCATGGTTcaaggcacacagtaggtgctcaataaacgtAGCTATCAGAATGAGTCCTGAGCACCAGGCAGCTCTTGGGCGATGGCAGTCCATGGCCAAGCCATGAGCTGGCCTTCTGGGGAGCCCTTGCCCTCACCCCTCCTCCCCGCACTGCCGTTTCATGAGCGCTCACGGTGGCCGGGCTCAGAGCTGTTTTCACCTGGTGACCTCGTGGGACTCAGCACAGCCCGCGGGATAAGTGCCACCAGTCCCAGGCccacttcacagaggagcaagCTGAGGCTGTGCCTGGCAAGGGACTGGCCCAGGGTCTTGCGGGGGGGGTGCTCAGGGGGCCAGAATTCACCTACTACAACATCTGTACCCCCACGTGGCCGGGGCTCTGGGCCTGCCCTGGTGCAGCCGTCTCATGCCGTGGGGGGCAGCCCAGGTCTGTGACTTGGGGTTCTTTGGTCAGCTGGGGCAGGTTGTGCTGGGTGGGACCGCCCGTGCTCAGGCCTGGCCTCCCTGCAGTGTCCCAGAATCCCTGGAGCTGACGGTGCCTGTGATACTGCTGTCTGACTTACGTGTGACCCAGAGCTCCCTTGGCACACCCAAGATCAGCATCTCCACCTTCTTCCCACACTTCGGCCGAGCCACGGTGCTTGATGACAACAAAAAGTAGGTGTCTGCTCACAGGTACAGAGGGCGGGGCCCCAGGAGCCCCCGGGCCAGGGCTGTGGGGCCAGTTCTTGAGTGTCCCCCTCAAATATTTGTCCCATGAGCACAATGGACCTAAGAGACCCCCATTATCATGCCTTTTTTGTGATGGAGgacactgaagctcagagaggggGAGAGACTTGCCTGAGATCACACAGCCTGTGTCCTAGCCATTGTCCACCAATATGCACAGCCAGTAATGGACACCCTGGAGAGGGACTCTGCCCATGACTTGGCTGTCGGGAGCCTCGGAGGCCACCCCTCCCTGCAGAGGTGGGAGTGGGAAGCCAGCTTGCAAAGGGTGGAGAGGCTGCTCATGTTTGCACGTAGCACCCGCCTGAAACCCTACTGTGTGCTCCTCCCAGAAGGTGTAAGGGTTCcctccattttacagaagaacaaatGGAGCTCAGAGAATCTGAGTGACTAGCCTAAGGCCAGGAGCTGAATTCAAGAGTAGGCAGCTGCCTGATCCCACTGTTCCTGAATCCCCAACATTTTGTTCCCATCTTCCCAAACATGAGGAAGGGCTCACTCTGAGGTGGTTGAGCATTTTGGAGTCTTTAAAAAATGCCATGTTTGCACAAAGCCTGAAACACTTTCCCCAGAGACGGGTGCACGCACGTTCGTTCATTCATGCCGTGTCCTGGGTAGACCGTGGTCCCTGGCGGTCTCTGCAGGCAGGGGCCACTCCTGGTGACTGGAGGGGAGGCTGCAGCCAGAGCTGACATGGTGAAAGCCCAGACGCTTCTCCCGCTCCCAGGCGGTGGTTCAGTGAGTCCCAGCTGTGACTTCCATCCATCCCTGACAGATGGAGGAAGCTCCCGTTCCCCGGGGCCACCACTGAGACCACCAACTTAGACCCCCCTCTCTGGGCTCCAGGGCCAGGAGGGGACCTCACTAGTCACAGAGAATTGGAACCAAAGCAGGAAGCAGACCCTGGATCCTGCCGCCCAAGCCCACCACCCTGGGCTCTGAGTGGTCATGGAGCCAGGGGACAGCAGGGTGGCCTCCTCTGGACTTTGCAATGTCTCTGCCTCTCAGCTTCCTCCCCTGCAGCGTGGGACCGTGATTCCAGGGCTGTCTGGCCCCCGGTGGGGTCTTGGCAGGAATCTCTGGGCTCCTGACCGGGGACAGAGACTTCTGTCCCAGCCTTAGGGCACAGGGACAGGAAGGCCCTGTCCTCTCCGCCTTGGCCGGGCTCCTCCGCCTTCCCCTGGCCTGGGCTGTGAGCGTCCCGCTGAGAGACAGGCCCTGGGGACTCAAGGACCCTTCTGCATCTCTTCCTCAGCCTGTCCCCTGCGCTGCTGGCCACGCTACAGAAGGACATCAAAGCTGTTCTCAGCAGCAAGGTGAAGACCCTGCGGGGTGGCCCGGGTCGGGGTGCTGCTGTGTCTGAAGGAGTGATGAATGAACGAGGGGTCGCGGGCGCAGGGGGTGGGAGCCTGGGGTggagggaacccagggcctcacgtggaGAGCCGGTGTTCTACCACTGGGCACGTCCCCCCCAGGACCCTTGACAGCCCCCCGTGGACAGTCCCCCAGAGGACAGAGGGGCTGAAGTGTTGTCCAGGGGGAGAGGATGGGTCCTGTGGGGCTCATGCCCTTGGGGAGCCCAGTTCCGTGGGAGAGGCTGGCGGGGACGGTGCTTGTGGACGGGGCGTGGCGCAGAGCAGAGGAGCGGGTGGGTCCTGAGCTTCCTCCCCGCCGTCCCCCTCTGGTGCCCGGGTTCCGTGTCTGCAGTGAGCGTCCGCCCTCCCCCGTGGGGCTGGGCAGAAGGGGTGCTCTGGGGTCACAGCAGATTTTGCTGTTGTCATTGTCAGCATGCGACTGACCTGGGGGGAGGCTGTCCCCTGCAGCCAGGTCTCATTGCCCAGGGAACGGGTCCTCCCTCTCGGCCATTCCAGGCCAGTCCTTCCTCCCCGTGAGGGGTGTGGAGAGGCCAGATCAAGAGGAGGCCACAGCCTCCCGCTGATGGGAGGATGGGCTGGAGGCAGGAGGGCTGCAGCTTGTCCCAGGGTCCCACCGGCTGCCCAGGAGGACCCTGGCCTTGCCCATGGGGCAGCTGCTTGCGAGATCCTTCGGGGCAGGGGTCGTGTGTGGCTCTAGGGACAGGAAGGCCCTGTCCTCTCCGCCTTGGCCTTGCATGGCCCGGTCCCTCCGCTGTCCCTGGCCTGGGCGGTGAGTGCCCCAGCCTTGCGGTCTCTCCTCTGGCCAGAGCATGGCGCACACGGCTGCCCACTGTGCCTGGGAGAACCTCCAGTCTCCCTGGACTGGCATCTGTGGCTTGCTGACTGCTGTCCTGTCCTGGGCACTGCCCCCTCCAAAGCTGGCCCTCTGGACCCTGGGGCAGCAGGCTCCCAGCTTTGGTCACTTCCCCAGCTGAGGCCACCTCAGCAGCCTGCATgccctggttctgtgtgcctctgGGCCCCGCCGCCATGGCCAGCCTCTGGGGCACTTCTCAGATTCCCTGGTGCCCAGAGGAGGAGCCGGAAGATGCCAGGGTGGGCTTCCAGGCTTGGCGTAAGGGAAAGGGGGGCCTCGGCAGAGCCCTGGACTCCTTCTAGCTCTGCCTCTAGCCGCAGTGGCCTCTCACCGCCTCCTCTCTGTCCCCCACAGCTGAACCTGAACTTGGCCAACCTGGTGGACAACATCAATATCCACATGGGCACCTTAATCGGTAAGACCCGGGGCTTCAGGGCAATGGGAGGCCAGGGGCCTGGGGGCCCCAAACCCTTCAAAGACTCCCCGGAGTCTGGGAGGCCAGTCTTAGCAAGGCTGGACGTGGGGTCTTCAAACCGCAGGCCTCTGTGCAGCCTGGGAGACTCCGGATTCTAGGACCAAGTCTTTGATTCCAGAACCTGCATATTTTAGCTCCAATCACCTGAAGAAACGAAGTAAAAGCCAATCTTTAAGTCATGGGTCTTAATATCGGAGAATCTTCAAGTCCAGCATCATTTCCAGGAATGAGGGATTTCAGGGCTCTGACACTCGGAAGGGGCCTCACAGCGACTTTTTCCTTCCACTGGGGTTACAGTGCCACAGTGGtcagctcacagcagccccaaggGAGTCCACAGGAGTCTGTCTGCACCACCCCGGGAGGCAGGCTGTGGCCTTGGGCACATGTGTCACTAGAGCTGGCCTGGCGTGCCCTGGGGGTCGGGGCTCAGGCCTGGCTGCCATAGATGTGTTGTGTGTCCAGGATTCAGTTTCTTCAATCGAACAGTTAGCATTCAAAGGCCGTGTTGGAAGGGACGGGTGACCGCCCCGCCCACCTGGGGAAGGCCTGTTGGAAGGGACGGGTGACCGCCCCACCCACCTGGGGAAGGCCTGTTGGAAGGGGTGGGTGACCGCACCCCCACCTGGGGACCTCATGACTATTGGTGCTGACTTCTGGTTCTTGACGTGAGGGAGGCTTTCCTTTGCCATCCAGTTAAGAAAAAGGAAGCTGATTGAAGCAGAGCTGTTGGTCCAGTGCAGGAGGACAAGTACCTCACGTCCCAGAGCCGCTTGCCCTTGAGCCTGACTGGCGGGGCTCCTGGCTGTGTGACCCAGGTTAGGTCAGTCAGCCTTCCTGGGCCTCagtgtcctcctctgtaaaatgggagaATGGCCTTCATGAGGATGAACTGCGGTGATCCGTGTAAAGCCCTGGGCGGGTGCTGGGCCAGGGAGCCAGCTGGGTTTATGGGACAGGGTGCTGGACTTTACCGGTGGAGCTCTTGAAGTAGCTCTGGGAAGGGGGATGAGTGGCCCCAGGGCACCCATCCTGTCCTTTTTGTGTCCTTGGAGCCTTTGGGCACCAGGCTCAGGGCCATGCACAGCCTGTGAGATTAAAGGCAGTGGGCAGGAATGGTGGGCCAGGGGCCCCAGGGGCCCCAGGGGTGGGGTGTGATCATTGTGTGCTGCCCCGGGGCCCTTCCTGCAGGACAAGTTTGGGGGCCACCCACCATGCAGGCAGGGCCCTTGGTCAAGCCTTCCTCCCCTCCACCTGTCAGCTCGTCTGCCTCCCCCACCCTCTGCCTTTAGCTAAAGTGCTAATAGTACTCTGTTTAAAACCCAGAAGAACACAAAACTACGTGGGGTTCCACcctagatgagagagagagagacagagagagagagagagggagggagggagagagggcagGAAAGAAGAGAGATTTACCTCTgcattaagaattttttttttttaatttgaaattctGGACTACATTTTCATCTATTTTTCCCATTTCTTAAACATCCTTCATGAATATatatcattatttaaaaatttttaatatttttacttataatgaaaatatggaataatccaccttttttaaaaaagtgaattttGACAAATGCAGAGCTGCGTAACACCCCCATACTCAGGCACAGAGCATGACACTGGCTCCCAGGTCCCTCATGCTGCCCACTGCTCCTGATCTGTAGAAATGGAGTCATACTACGTTGCTTTTACAATCATAAAACAtttccaaaatattagagaaaataaaattaaacccagaAGAGACAATAGAAAAACAGGAATCTGAATAGAGATAaatacatttatgtatttataaacatatttatatatttttatatcctatgtttttatatggaaaatattaagtgtaattacatattttatatgtaaacaaaaccaaacaatacAGACAGTGTAATACACATTGATATCCATGCAGACTCATATACATACACAGTGAACTTGGTCATCCAGAGCCTTGGGAGCAGAGCTCTTGCTGAGGTAGGTTTTCCTAACAGCTGGGCTTGAGCTTAACCTGAGACCCCTTCATCCAGGTACAGGGATGTGGTTCCCCTCATGGATGACTTCTGCAACCTTTCCCATGCAGAATATTCAGAGCCTTGAGTAAACTTGCCTCATACGTTTTGGGCTCTTAATTGTGCCTTCTTGAAGCTGCCCTGAGTCTTTGTAGGGGAGTCAGATTCCTGTGCTCTTGCACTGACTACACCTGGGGATATGTGCCTTTGGTGTTCCTTTAGGGGGCAGTGTGATTGGATGGAGCAACCATTGCTTTGAGGTCAGACTGAAAACTGACCAAATATACAATCCTAGGCAACACTGAACTCCAaatggtgtgtgcatgtgtgtaggtAAAGTCATCTTCTAGTGTTGTGGTGATGGCTGAATGAGAGTAAGTCAAGTATCTGGACCTGATAAATGTGAGctctcttctttttctgttttccttcttGCTTTTTACCAGGTGGATTTTGTGCCCAGACTGAGCCTTCTCCTTCTTCTAATTTTGGATTACTAGTCTTTAACTGATTGAGAAAGCAGAAGCCACCTGTCAAATTTGTGTCTAAACTAAGAGTCAACAGGCTGTGGGCGGGCAAGACCTGGGTGTGTGCCCTTTGACATGTGCTTCCCCAGAGGCCTGGCCTGTCCCTCTGGCTGGCCTGGTTCTGGCTCTCAAGGTAGTCAGATAACCTAGTTTTGATGGTCTAACTATTCCCTTTTTTCTTCTCCATCCTGATTTTATGAAGGCCTCAACCCTGTGAGCCCTGAGTCCCAAATCTGCTACTACATGATGAACGCACCCAACATCACCCGGGACTACATTTCCATGAATCTAAATGCAAGTACCTTCCTGTCAGTCCAGTGCTTGGAGCCGGTTGCCTCTGGGTTCCTTGGTGTCCTCGAAGAGTCTTAAAAAAATGGGGAAGTGAAAGGGAGAGGGGCTGGTGTGACCCCCAGGCAGAGGCATGAGGCTGGCGTGCACGAGGCGGGTTGGGTGGAGGTTGGGATCTAGGAGCTGGACCTGTCCCAGGGCCATGTCCCTCCTGAGACCCTGGTGCTCTTCTCCCACCTCCACCGTAGGCGGTTCTTTTCCTGCTGGGCAACCCCATCATCCTGCCCATGGACACCCCCCACTTGGAGCTGCCAGAGTTGGTGGGCAACAAGGCGGCCATGGCCACTCTGGCCCTGTCTCAGAACCTGTTTGACTCcgtcctgctgctgctgcagaaggCCGGGGCCCTCAACCTGGACATCACAGCGCACCTGGTGAGCGAGGCCTCTGCCCAGTGCGTGGCCTTCCCGAGGGACACCACAGATGCCGAGTGGCAGGCGGGTGGGACAGATAGCAGGGTGGCCACTGGCAAGGTGGCATGGGATCTGTGGGGTGGGGTTCCTGTCTGGGAGGGGCACGTGGCAGCCTTGCTTGGGGAATGGCTGCCTTTAAACTTGTCCTGGGCGGGGGCTTGCAGCAGTCAGATGACAACCCGCTGAACACCTCCGTCCTGAGCAAGTTCATCCCCGAGGTCGGTGCCTTTTCTGGTCACCCCAGGTACTGGGGGCTCCCTGGGGTGTGCGGCCTCGGCTGGCTCATGTCCGTCCGTAGTGGGTTTGCTCAGCACCTGCCCTTAAGTCTGCTCCCCAGCCCTCCGGGGTGCCCCTGGCCTGTGTGGACATCTCGCTCTGCTCTCCCACTGCCTCCGCCCAGCAGTGTCCCTGCCGGGCACCCTTCCTTCTTCCTGTGCCTTGTTGACCTACAGGGCCCAGCTCAGGAGCTTCCTCCTGGAGGGCCAAAGGGCTTGGCCTGGATGTGCCCCAGTGGTGGCCACACTGAGGGTGACTGGGTGGGACTTCTGCTCAGCCCTCGCCCAGCAGGGCTCCCTCCCTCGTGCCCTCTCTGCTTCTCCAGGTGGCCCACCAGGTCCCTGAGCACAAGCCCGTGGTGCTCAAGGTGCGCCTGGGTGCCACGCCCGTGGCTGCGTTCCACAACGGGAGCATCACGCTGCGGCTGCAGCCCCTGGTGGAGGTCCTGGCCACCTCCTCCAACTCGGCCTTCCAGTCCCTCTTCTCCCTGACTGTGGTAAGAAGCCAGCCAGGTGGGGCTGGCCGGGTAGGGCGCCTCTCAAGAGCTAGTGCGTTCCTGCCTGCTCCTCTCCGGCTTTCTCCTGTCCACGATGGTCCCCTGTTGTCTCTTGAACTTGTTTAGCAGCACATTCCTGCCCCAGTGCCTTTGCACGTACTGGGCCCTCTGCAGAGGCTCTTCCCTGCTCTTGGCACGGCTAGCTCCTTGGCATCTTTTGGttctcagattaaatgctgtggcCTTCCTCAGGGCACCCTGCCCCACCCCGAGGGAGAAGGTTCCCACTAGTCCTTCCAGACCACCGCTCATCCTCCACTCCCTGCAAGGACCCTGTCTGGTTACTCTAACTTTGCTTAACCCCTACTGGCCTGAGGTGGGCTCCTGGGCAGGGACCTGGCCAGCTCTATTCACACTGCGTTGTCCCCAGGGCTGAGGGCAGGACCTGGCACCCGGGGCTTCACAAACACCTGTGTCGCCAATGagcggggtgggggaggggagggagggtggggaggggctCCGCGTGGCTGTGCCCTGACCCTGCCCTCCCTGCACCCAGGTGGTGAACCTGAACCTTCAGCTCTCCGTGTCCAAGGCGAAGCTCTACGGGACCACCTCTGTGGTGGGGTAGGCCAGGCCTCCGACCCCAGAGGACTCCGTGGGAGGGTCTGTGCAGTGGGCCCACAGCCACGGGGTCCCGGCCGTCGGGGGGAGCCTGGGGTGCGGCTGGGTGTGCAGGGGTGGGGGAGCCAGGCCCCCCTGGAGCTCCCTTTTCTCTCCCAGGGACATCTACCTGGCCGTGGCCTCTTCCAACGTGGGCTCAATTAACGTGAGTGGTGGGGGGCGTCACTGAGCTCCCTATGGGTGGCAGAGCTCAAGCCTGGGCAGGGTGTGTGCCCACATGTGCACCATAATCAGCCTCCCTGGGGCGCTTGGGGGCAGTGGTCAGTCAGCTGGCCCGGCCCTGCTGCTGGGTCAGTCACAGCCTCTGGTCACTCTGCCTGGGGACAAATACCCATGGGCCTGGCCCTCAGCCCAGGAGTCCTTTGTGATTAAAGGACAAGTCAGACAGTGTTGGTGGTCCTGGGGCATGCCATGTGGTCAGGTCCTTGGCCACCACGCGCCTATCTGTGGGTCTGTCCCTCGGTGGGTCATCTGGTGCTGGCTGGTCCCCTGTGGCCACAGTGTGTGCGTGCTGGCCCACTGCGGCCTGTCCCTCAGGCTAGCCTCACTCTGCGGCCTA
This region of Callospermophilus lateralis isolate mCalLat2 chromosome 3, mCalLat2.hap1, whole genome shotgun sequence genomic DNA includes:
- the Bpifb2 gene encoding BPI fold-containing family B member 2, whose translation is MPDPGAEAGSAMAGVHGLRLLLALLLPVVSASTAGTVVRINKAVLSYVSEFGKVPLQEALKVDDQHFLDQSSEVLQTVRIQVPEVRVTRLHLKFLPDFGIYMWAAANFTVKVFCVPESLELTVPVILLSDLRVTQSSLGTPKISISTFFPHFGRATVLDDNKNLSPALLATLQKDIKAVLSSKLNLNLANLVDNINIHMGTLIGLNPVSPESQICYYMMNAPNITRDYISMNLNAVLFLLGNPIILPMDTPHLELPELVGNKAAMATLALSQNLFDSVLLLLQKAGALNLDITAHLQSDDNPLNTSVLSKFIPEVAHQVPEHKPVVLKVRLGATPVAAFHNGSITLRLQPLVEVLATSSNSAFQSLFSLTVVVNLNLQLSVSKAKLYGTTSVVGDIYLAVASSNVGSINLDRMYMLMDTVFEKPLLEHFNALLGIGISLPTVTNLHYVNPDICINERTLIPPLKQEHQEGWERPASLPRGPSCKSLGKRRQSQLEPLPASLAA